One part of the Ochrobactrum quorumnocens genome encodes these proteins:
- a CDS encoding phosphogluconate dehydrogenase C-terminal domain-containing protein, whose product MTAIALFGAGGKMGYRLAKNLKGSRFDVRHIEVSDAGKARLKDDLGIDTVDADAGLEGAEVVILAVPDTIIGKVAAGIVDKLKPGTMVVALDAAAPFAGHLPDRADLTYFVTHPCHPPIFNDETDMQAKKDHFGGLFAKQHIVSALMQGPEEAYALGEEVAKVIWAPVMRSHRVTVEQLAILEPGLSETVAASLLVVMKQAMDETVRRGVPEEAARDFLLGHMNVLGAVIFGEVQGVFSDACNKAIEFGIPALMRDDWKNVFEPEEIAESIRRIT is encoded by the coding sequence ATGACAGCTATTGCTCTGTTTGGCGCAGGCGGCAAGATGGGTTACCGTCTGGCCAAGAACCTCAAAGGTTCACGCTTTGACGTACGCCATATCGAAGTCAGCGACGCAGGCAAGGCACGCCTGAAAGACGATCTCGGCATCGATACCGTCGATGCTGATGCAGGTCTTGAAGGCGCTGAAGTCGTCATTCTGGCTGTTCCAGATACCATCATCGGTAAGGTTGCAGCAGGCATCGTCGACAAGCTGAAGCCAGGCACCATGGTAGTTGCGCTCGATGCAGCAGCACCATTTGCCGGTCACCTGCCGGACCGTGCAGATCTCACCTATTTCGTGACGCACCCTTGCCATCCGCCGATCTTCAACGACGAAACCGACATGCAGGCAAAGAAGGACCACTTTGGCGGTCTGTTTGCCAAGCAGCACATCGTTTCCGCTCTCATGCAGGGTCCGGAAGAAGCCTATGCGCTCGGCGAAGAAGTCGCCAAGGTCATCTGGGCTCCTGTCATGCGCTCGCACCGCGTAACCGTTGAGCAGCTTGCAATTCTTGAGCCCGGCCTTTCGGAAACCGTTGCTGCGTCGCTGCTTGTTGTCATGAAGCAGGCCATGGACGAAACCGTTCGTCGCGGCGTCCCTGAGGAAGCCGCTCGCGACTTCCTGCTCGGCCACATGAATGTTCTGGGCGCCGTCATTTTTGGCGAAGTACAGGGCGTGTTCTCGGATGCCTGCAACAAGGCAATCGAATTCGGAATTCCTGCGCTGATGCGCGACGACTGGAAGAACGTTTTCGAACCTGAAGAGATTGCAGAAAGCATTCGTCGTATCACGTAA
- a CDS encoding four-carbon acid sugar kinase family protein has product MANNLLLSYYGDDLTGSTDVMEAMASNGVDTVLFMNVPDETLLARFSHCKAIGLAGTSRSETPKWMQEHLTPAFSWLKSLNAAIAHYKVCSTFDSAPHVGNIGKAVEIGKTIFNQAYVPLVVGAPQLKRYTSFGNLFAAYQGETYRIDRHPVMSRHPVTPMHEADLRLHLAQQTALKTALADLVTLAAHDANDRVNAIAENADGMLLLDVDSVESQLQAGEQLWHLRSRDGWFVAGSSGVEYALLAAWAKAGLIGAKKEFPLPGKADRIAVVSGSVSPTTERQIRHATASGFTGIDLNPLDLLGENSNQAIETAIAEGQKALKQGNSVILNTALGPSADRGAEIDKIAGSRHTLARSLGFILRSLVEREQLTRAVIAGGDTSSHALRELHVDALTTLLPLPQTPGSPLCTAHGTHAATNGLQIALKGGQVGSDGYFSQIRDGLTA; this is encoded by the coding sequence ATGGCCAACAATCTTCTTCTGTCTTATTACGGCGACGATCTCACCGGCTCGACGGATGTAATGGAAGCCATGGCTTCCAACGGCGTCGATACAGTTCTGTTCATGAACGTGCCGGATGAAACGCTGCTTGCGCGCTTCTCGCACTGCAAGGCAATCGGACTTGCAGGCACCAGCCGCAGCGAAACGCCAAAATGGATGCAAGAGCATCTCACTCCCGCTTTCAGCTGGCTGAAAAGCCTCAATGCGGCGATCGCACACTATAAGGTCTGCTCGACATTTGATTCTGCACCCCATGTCGGCAATATCGGCAAGGCAGTCGAAATTGGCAAAACCATCTTCAATCAGGCCTATGTGCCATTGGTTGTCGGTGCGCCGCAGCTCAAGCGCTACACCTCATTCGGAAATCTGTTTGCCGCCTATCAGGGCGAAACCTATCGCATCGACCGCCACCCGGTCATGAGCCGTCATCCGGTTACACCAATGCATGAGGCTGATCTTCGCTTGCATCTGGCACAACAGACCGCACTAAAAACAGCACTTGCCGATCTGGTAACGCTTGCAGCACATGACGCAAATGATCGCGTCAACGCCATTGCCGAGAATGCCGACGGCATGTTGCTGCTCGACGTCGATAGCGTTGAAAGCCAGTTGCAGGCAGGCGAACAGCTCTGGCATTTGCGCTCCCGTGACGGCTGGTTCGTTGCTGGCTCGTCGGGCGTTGAATATGCGCTTCTGGCCGCTTGGGCCAAGGCCGGACTGATCGGCGCTAAAAAAGAATTCCCGCTTCCCGGCAAGGCCGACCGTATTGCGGTGGTTTCAGGCAGCGTTTCGCCAACAACCGAACGCCAGATCCGTCATGCAACCGCATCCGGCTTTACCGGCATTGATCTCAACCCGCTCGATCTGCTTGGCGAAAATAGCAATCAAGCAATCGAGACAGCCATTGCTGAAGGCCAGAAAGCGCTCAAGCAGGGCAACAGCGTAATCCTCAACACCGCGCTCGGCCCTTCGGCTGATCGGGGTGCAGAAATCGATAAGATCGCAGGCAGCCGTCACACACTGGCACGCAGCCTCGGTTTCATCCTCCGCAGCCTTGTTGAGCGCGAACAACTGACACGCGCAGTCATTGCAGGCGGCGACACCTCCAGCCACGCATTGCGTGAGTTGCATGTTGATGCACTCACCACGCTTTTGCCGCTTCCACAAACACCGGGGTCGCCGCTTTGCACGGCACACGGCACTCACGCCGCCACCAACGGTCTGCAAATTGCCCTCAAAGGCGGACAGGTCGGTTCTGACGGATATTTCAGCCAGATTCGCGACGGGCTCACCGCCTGA